A window from Mangifera indica cultivar Alphonso chromosome 2, CATAS_Mindica_2.1, whole genome shotgun sequence encodes these proteins:
- the LOC123208422 gene encoding protein EMSY-LIKE 3 isoform X2 produces the protein MDFDDFDSSGTDDDLPPSHQNRFQRGSLPAGNGRSAVVGSAILPRMPQNDMETQIHNIEREAYSCVLRAFKAQSDAITWEKESLITELRKELRVSDEENRELLCRVNADEIIWRIREWRKASGLQPGMSSIPPPVHDPAPSPTVSASHKKPKTSQSVASLSMGAPSPALHQSIQPSSFAMRPGPPPGPRGKKPKSLTNYISAASPLKPMQSSTGLTGGAQLGNRGSSGSFAPNEPAEPATYDPLIGRKVWTRWPEDNHFYEAVITDFNPIEGRHALVYDINTADETWEWVNLKEISPEDIKWNADEPGISRKGARPGPGRGIKKSMTRGGSVPGAGRGRGSMKGQLKKKIPLSQNGVGKKVLGEIEILHTDTLIKEVEKVFGSNHPNPSEIEKAKKVLKDHEQALVNAIARLEDASDGESEEADKRFSQGQSMDQEQGRRKGLYSDMGGMVEGSEANDGEKG, from the exons ATGGACTTTGATGATTTCGATAGTAGCg GAACTGATGATGACCTCCCTCCTTCACATCAAAACAGATTTCAAAGAGGGAGCCTCCCTGCTGGAAATGGAAGATCTGCAGTTGTAGGTTCTGCTATATTACCTAGGATGCCACAGAATGACATGGAAACTCAGATCCACAACATTGAGCGGGAAGCATATAGTTGTGTCCTTCGGGCCTTCAAAGCTCAATCTGATGCCATCACTTGg GAGAAAGAAAGTTTAATTACCGAACTTAGGAAGGAGTTGAGAGTATCAGATGAGGAAAATAGGGAGCTTCTATGCAGGGTTAATGCCGATGAAATCATCTGGAGGATAAG GGAATGGAGAAAGGCAAGTGGCCTCCAGCCTGGTATGTCAAGCATCCCCCCACCTGTTCATGACCCTGCACCAAGTCCAACTGTTTCAGCATCACATAAGAAACCGAAAACTTCTCAGTCTGTAGCGTCTTTGTCAATGGGTGCACCATCTCCTGCTTTGCATCAGTCTATTCAACCATCATCATTTGCCATGAGACCAGGTCCTCCACCCGGCCCTAGAGGCAAGAAACCAAAATCA TTAACAAACTACATTTCTGCTGCATCTCCATTGAAACCGATGCAGTCATCTACAGGTCTTACTGGAGGGGCCCAACTTGGTAATCGGGGCTCTTCAGGTTCCTTTGCACCAAATGAACCTGCTGAGCCAGCAACCTATGATCCCTTAATTGGAAGAAAAGTTTGGACAAGGTGGCCTGAAGACAACCACTTCTATGAGGCGGTGATAACTGATTTCAACCCAATTGAG GGGCGGCATGCTTTGGTTTATGATATTAATACAGCAGATGAAACATGGGAATGGGTCAACCTCAAAGAG ATTTCCCCGGAAGATATTAAATGGAATGCTGATGAACCTGGGATTTCTCGCAAAGGTGCTCGACCAGGGCCAGGACGTGGGATTAAGAAATCCATGACACGTGGTGGTTCTGTTCCTGGGGCAGGAAGAGGTAGAGGGAGCATGAAGGGCCagcttaagaaaaaaattcctTTATCACAGAATGGTGTTGGGAAGAAGGTTTTGGGTGAGATTGAAATTCTTCACACAGATACTTTAATCAAGGAG GTTGAAAAAGTTTTTGGTTCTAATCATCCCAATCCCTCTGAAATTGAGAAAGCAAAGAAAGTGCTGAAG GATCATGAACAAGCCCTTGTCAATGCAATTGCAAGGCTTGAAGATGCATCTGATGGTGAGAGTG AAGAGGCAGACAAGCGATTCTCTCAAGGGCAATCAATGGACCAGGAACAAGGAAGGAGAAAAGGACTGTATAGTGATATGGGTGGAATGGTTGAAGGTTCAGAGGCCAATGATGGGGAGAAAGGATAG
- the LOC123208422 gene encoding protein EMSY-LIKE 3 isoform X6 translates to MNHDLSDRSGTDDDLPPSHQNRFQRGSLPAGNGRSAVVGSAILPRMPQNDMETQIHNIEREAYSCVLRAFKAQSDAITWEKESLITELRKELRVSDEENRELLCRVNADEIIWRIREWRKASGLQPGMSSIPPPVHDPAPSPTVSASHKKPKTSQSVASLSMGAPSPALHQSIQPSSFAMRPGPPPGPRGKKPKSSSTGLTGGAQLGNRGSSGSFAPNEPAEPATYDPLIGRKVWTRWPEDNHFYEAVITDFNPIEGRHALVYDINTADETWEWVNLKEISPEDIKWNADEPGISRKGARPGPGRGIKKSMTRGGSVPGAGRGRGSMKGQLKKKIPLSQNGVGKKVLGEIEILHTDTLIKEVEKVFGSNHPNPSEIEKAKKVLKDHEQALVNAIARLEDASDGESEEADKRFSQGQSMDQEQGRRKGLYSDMGGMVEGSEANDGEKG, encoded by the exons ATGAATCATGATCTTTCTGATCGCAGTG GAACTGATGATGACCTCCCTCCTTCACATCAAAACAGATTTCAAAGAGGGAGCCTCCCTGCTGGAAATGGAAGATCTGCAGTTGTAGGTTCTGCTATATTACCTAGGATGCCACAGAATGACATGGAAACTCAGATCCACAACATTGAGCGGGAAGCATATAGTTGTGTCCTTCGGGCCTTCAAAGCTCAATCTGATGCCATCACTTGg GAGAAAGAAAGTTTAATTACCGAACTTAGGAAGGAGTTGAGAGTATCAGATGAGGAAAATAGGGAGCTTCTATGCAGGGTTAATGCCGATGAAATCATCTGGAGGATAAG GGAATGGAGAAAGGCAAGTGGCCTCCAGCCTGGTATGTCAAGCATCCCCCCACCTGTTCATGACCCTGCACCAAGTCCAACTGTTTCAGCATCACATAAGAAACCGAAAACTTCTCAGTCTGTAGCGTCTTTGTCAATGGGTGCACCATCTCCTGCTTTGCATCAGTCTATTCAACCATCATCATTTGCCATGAGACCAGGTCCTCCACCCGGCCCTAGAGGCAAGAAACCAAAATCA TCATCTACAGGTCTTACTGGAGGGGCCCAACTTGGTAATCGGGGCTCTTCAGGTTCCTTTGCACCAAATGAACCTGCTGAGCCAGCAACCTATGATCCCTTAATTGGAAGAAAAGTTTGGACAAGGTGGCCTGAAGACAACCACTTCTATGAGGCGGTGATAACTGATTTCAACCCAATTGAG GGGCGGCATGCTTTGGTTTATGATATTAATACAGCAGATGAAACATGGGAATGGGTCAACCTCAAAGAG ATTTCCCCGGAAGATATTAAATGGAATGCTGATGAACCTGGGATTTCTCGCAAAGGTGCTCGACCAGGGCCAGGACGTGGGATTAAGAAATCCATGACACGTGGTGGTTCTGTTCCTGGGGCAGGAAGAGGTAGAGGGAGCATGAAGGGCCagcttaagaaaaaaattcctTTATCACAGAATGGTGTTGGGAAGAAGGTTTTGGGTGAGATTGAAATTCTTCACACAGATACTTTAATCAAGGAG GTTGAAAAAGTTTTTGGTTCTAATCATCCCAATCCCTCTGAAATTGAGAAAGCAAAGAAAGTGCTGAAG GATCATGAACAAGCCCTTGTCAATGCAATTGCAAGGCTTGAAGATGCATCTGATGGTGAGAGTG AAGAGGCAGACAAGCGATTCTCTCAAGGGCAATCAATGGACCAGGAACAAGGAAGGAGAAAAGGACTGTATAGTGATATGGGTGGAATGGTTGAAGGTTCAGAGGCCAATGATGGGGAGAAAGGATAG
- the LOC123208422 gene encoding protein EMSY-LIKE 3 isoform X9, with translation MDFDDFDSSGTDDDLPPSHQNRFQRGSLPAGNGRSAVVGSAILPRMPQNDMETQIHNIEREAYSCVLRAFKAQSDAITWEKESLITELRKELRVSDEENRELLCRVNADEIIWRIREWRKASGLQPGMSSIPPPVHDPAPSPTVSASHKKPKTSQSVASLSMGAPSPALHQSIQPSSFAMRPGPPPGPRGKKPKSLTNYISAASPLKPMQSSTGLTGGAQLGNRGSSGSFAPNEPAEPATYDPLIGRKVWTRWPEDNHFYEAVITDFNPIEGRHALVYDINTADETWEWVNLKEISPEDIKWNADEPGISRKGARPGPGRGIKKSMTRGGSVPGAGRGRGSMKGQLKKKIPLSQNGVGKKVLGEIEILHTDTLIKEVEKVFGSNHPNPSEIEKAKKVLKDHEQALVNAIARLEDASDVDSFVFDDENKSHRSVFCLDS, from the exons ATGGACTTTGATGATTTCGATAGTAGCg GAACTGATGATGACCTCCCTCCTTCACATCAAAACAGATTTCAAAGAGGGAGCCTCCCTGCTGGAAATGGAAGATCTGCAGTTGTAGGTTCTGCTATATTACCTAGGATGCCACAGAATGACATGGAAACTCAGATCCACAACATTGAGCGGGAAGCATATAGTTGTGTCCTTCGGGCCTTCAAAGCTCAATCTGATGCCATCACTTGg GAGAAAGAAAGTTTAATTACCGAACTTAGGAAGGAGTTGAGAGTATCAGATGAGGAAAATAGGGAGCTTCTATGCAGGGTTAATGCCGATGAAATCATCTGGAGGATAAG GGAATGGAGAAAGGCAAGTGGCCTCCAGCCTGGTATGTCAAGCATCCCCCCACCTGTTCATGACCCTGCACCAAGTCCAACTGTTTCAGCATCACATAAGAAACCGAAAACTTCTCAGTCTGTAGCGTCTTTGTCAATGGGTGCACCATCTCCTGCTTTGCATCAGTCTATTCAACCATCATCATTTGCCATGAGACCAGGTCCTCCACCCGGCCCTAGAGGCAAGAAACCAAAATCA TTAACAAACTACATTTCTGCTGCATCTCCATTGAAACCGATGCAGTCATCTACAGGTCTTACTGGAGGGGCCCAACTTGGTAATCGGGGCTCTTCAGGTTCCTTTGCACCAAATGAACCTGCTGAGCCAGCAACCTATGATCCCTTAATTGGAAGAAAAGTTTGGACAAGGTGGCCTGAAGACAACCACTTCTATGAGGCGGTGATAACTGATTTCAACCCAATTGAG GGGCGGCATGCTTTGGTTTATGATATTAATACAGCAGATGAAACATGGGAATGGGTCAACCTCAAAGAG ATTTCCCCGGAAGATATTAAATGGAATGCTGATGAACCTGGGATTTCTCGCAAAGGTGCTCGACCAGGGCCAGGACGTGGGATTAAGAAATCCATGACACGTGGTGGTTCTGTTCCTGGGGCAGGAAGAGGTAGAGGGAGCATGAAGGGCCagcttaagaaaaaaattcctTTATCACAGAATGGTGTTGGGAAGAAGGTTTTGGGTGAGATTGAAATTCTTCACACAGATACTTTAATCAAGGAG GTTGAAAAAGTTTTTGGTTCTAATCATCCCAATCCCTCTGAAATTGAGAAAGCAAAGAAAGTGCTGAAG GATCATGAACAAGCCCTTGTCAATGCAATTGCAAGGCTTGAAGATGCATCTGATG TGGATTCATTTGTTTTTGATGATGAAAACAAATCCCATCGTTCTGTTTTTTGCCTTGACTCATAA
- the LOC123208422 gene encoding protein EMSY-LIKE 3 isoform X4, which yields MDFDDFDSSGTDDDLPPSHQNRFQRGSLPAGNGRSAVVGSAILPRMPQNDMETQIHNIEREAYSCVLRAFKAQSDAITWEKESLITELRKELRVSDEENRELLCRVNADEIIWRIREWRKASGLQPGMSSIPPPVHDPAPSPTVSASHKKPKTSQSVASLSMGAPSPALHQSIQPSSFAMRPGPPPGPRGKKPKSLTNYISAASPLKPMQSSTGLTGGAQLGNRGSSGSFAPNEPAEPATYDPLIGRKVWTRWPEDNHFYEAGRHALVYDINTADETWEWVNLKEISPEDIKWNADEPGISRKGARPGPGRGIKKSMTRGGSVPGAGRGRGSMKGQLKKKIPLSQNGVGKKVLGEIEILHTDTLIKEVEKVFGSNHPNPSEIEKAKKVLKDHEQALVNAIARLEDASDGESEEADKRFSQGQSMDQEQGRRKGLYSDMGGMVEGSEANDGEKG from the exons ATGGACTTTGATGATTTCGATAGTAGCg GAACTGATGATGACCTCCCTCCTTCACATCAAAACAGATTTCAAAGAGGGAGCCTCCCTGCTGGAAATGGAAGATCTGCAGTTGTAGGTTCTGCTATATTACCTAGGATGCCACAGAATGACATGGAAACTCAGATCCACAACATTGAGCGGGAAGCATATAGTTGTGTCCTTCGGGCCTTCAAAGCTCAATCTGATGCCATCACTTGg GAGAAAGAAAGTTTAATTACCGAACTTAGGAAGGAGTTGAGAGTATCAGATGAGGAAAATAGGGAGCTTCTATGCAGGGTTAATGCCGATGAAATCATCTGGAGGATAAG GGAATGGAGAAAGGCAAGTGGCCTCCAGCCTGGTATGTCAAGCATCCCCCCACCTGTTCATGACCCTGCACCAAGTCCAACTGTTTCAGCATCACATAAGAAACCGAAAACTTCTCAGTCTGTAGCGTCTTTGTCAATGGGTGCACCATCTCCTGCTTTGCATCAGTCTATTCAACCATCATCATTTGCCATGAGACCAGGTCCTCCACCCGGCCCTAGAGGCAAGAAACCAAAATCA TTAACAAACTACATTTCTGCTGCATCTCCATTGAAACCGATGCAGTCATCTACAGGTCTTACTGGAGGGGCCCAACTTGGTAATCGGGGCTCTTCAGGTTCCTTTGCACCAAATGAACCTGCTGAGCCAGCAACCTATGATCCCTTAATTGGAAGAAAAGTTTGGACAAGGTGGCCTGAAGACAACCACTTCTATGAGGCG GGGCGGCATGCTTTGGTTTATGATATTAATACAGCAGATGAAACATGGGAATGGGTCAACCTCAAAGAG ATTTCCCCGGAAGATATTAAATGGAATGCTGATGAACCTGGGATTTCTCGCAAAGGTGCTCGACCAGGGCCAGGACGTGGGATTAAGAAATCCATGACACGTGGTGGTTCTGTTCCTGGGGCAGGAAGAGGTAGAGGGAGCATGAAGGGCCagcttaagaaaaaaattcctTTATCACAGAATGGTGTTGGGAAGAAGGTTTTGGGTGAGATTGAAATTCTTCACACAGATACTTTAATCAAGGAG GTTGAAAAAGTTTTTGGTTCTAATCATCCCAATCCCTCTGAAATTGAGAAAGCAAAGAAAGTGCTGAAG GATCATGAACAAGCCCTTGTCAATGCAATTGCAAGGCTTGAAGATGCATCTGATGGTGAGAGTG AAGAGGCAGACAAGCGATTCTCTCAAGGGCAATCAATGGACCAGGAACAAGGAAGGAGAAAAGGACTGTATAGTGATATGGGTGGAATGGTTGAAGGTTCAGAGGCCAATGATGGGGAGAAAGGATAG
- the LOC123208422 gene encoding protein EMSY-LIKE 3 isoform X7 → MDFDDFDSSGTDDDLPPSHQNRFQRGSLPAGNGRSAVVGSAILPRMPQNDMETQIHNIEREAYSCVLRAFKAQSDAITWEKESLITELRKELRVSDEENRELLCRVNADEIIWRIREWRKASGLQPGMSSIPPPVHDPAPSPTVSASHKKPKTSQSVASLSMGAPSPALHQSIQPSSFAMRPGPPPGPRGKKPKSLTNYISAASPLKPMQSSTGLTGGAQLGNRGSSGSFAPNEPAEPATYDPLIGRKVWTRWPEDNHFYEAVITDFNPIEGRHALVYDINTADETWEWVNLKEISPEDIKWNADEPGISRKGARPGPGRGIKKSMTRGGSVPGAGRGRGSMKGQLKKKIPLSQNGVGKKVLGEIEILHTDTLIKEVEKVFGSNHPNPSEIEKAKKVLKDHEQALVNAIARLEDASDGESVDSFVFDDENKSHRSVFCLDS, encoded by the exons ATGGACTTTGATGATTTCGATAGTAGCg GAACTGATGATGACCTCCCTCCTTCACATCAAAACAGATTTCAAAGAGGGAGCCTCCCTGCTGGAAATGGAAGATCTGCAGTTGTAGGTTCTGCTATATTACCTAGGATGCCACAGAATGACATGGAAACTCAGATCCACAACATTGAGCGGGAAGCATATAGTTGTGTCCTTCGGGCCTTCAAAGCTCAATCTGATGCCATCACTTGg GAGAAAGAAAGTTTAATTACCGAACTTAGGAAGGAGTTGAGAGTATCAGATGAGGAAAATAGGGAGCTTCTATGCAGGGTTAATGCCGATGAAATCATCTGGAGGATAAG GGAATGGAGAAAGGCAAGTGGCCTCCAGCCTGGTATGTCAAGCATCCCCCCACCTGTTCATGACCCTGCACCAAGTCCAACTGTTTCAGCATCACATAAGAAACCGAAAACTTCTCAGTCTGTAGCGTCTTTGTCAATGGGTGCACCATCTCCTGCTTTGCATCAGTCTATTCAACCATCATCATTTGCCATGAGACCAGGTCCTCCACCCGGCCCTAGAGGCAAGAAACCAAAATCA TTAACAAACTACATTTCTGCTGCATCTCCATTGAAACCGATGCAGTCATCTACAGGTCTTACTGGAGGGGCCCAACTTGGTAATCGGGGCTCTTCAGGTTCCTTTGCACCAAATGAACCTGCTGAGCCAGCAACCTATGATCCCTTAATTGGAAGAAAAGTTTGGACAAGGTGGCCTGAAGACAACCACTTCTATGAGGCGGTGATAACTGATTTCAACCCAATTGAG GGGCGGCATGCTTTGGTTTATGATATTAATACAGCAGATGAAACATGGGAATGGGTCAACCTCAAAGAG ATTTCCCCGGAAGATATTAAATGGAATGCTGATGAACCTGGGATTTCTCGCAAAGGTGCTCGACCAGGGCCAGGACGTGGGATTAAGAAATCCATGACACGTGGTGGTTCTGTTCCTGGGGCAGGAAGAGGTAGAGGGAGCATGAAGGGCCagcttaagaaaaaaattcctTTATCACAGAATGGTGTTGGGAAGAAGGTTTTGGGTGAGATTGAAATTCTTCACACAGATACTTTAATCAAGGAG GTTGAAAAAGTTTTTGGTTCTAATCATCCCAATCCCTCTGAAATTGAGAAAGCAAAGAAAGTGCTGAAG GATCATGAACAAGCCCTTGTCAATGCAATTGCAAGGCTTGAAGATGCATCTGATGGTGAGAGTG TGGATTCATTTGTTTTTGATGATGAAAACAAATCCCATCGTTCTGTTTTTTGCCTTGACTCATAA
- the LOC123208422 gene encoding protein EMSY-LIKE 3 isoform X5, with protein sequence MDFDDFDSSGTDDDLPPSHQNRFQRGSLPAGNGRSAVVGSAILPRMPQNDMETQIHNIEREAYSCVLRAFKAQSDAITWEKESLITELRKELRVSDEENRELLCRVNADEIIWRIREWRKASGLQPGMSSIPPPVHDPAPSPTVSASHKKPKTSQSVASLSMGAPSPALHQSIQPSSFAMRPGPPPGPRGKKPKSSSTGLTGGAQLGNRGSSGSFAPNEPAEPATYDPLIGRKVWTRWPEDNHFYEAVITDFNPIEGRHALVYDINTADETWEWVNLKEISPEDIKWNADEPGISRKGARPGPGRGIKKSMTRGGSVPGAGRGRGSMKGQLKKKIPLSQNGVGKKVLGEIEILHTDTLIKEVEKVFGSNHPNPSEIEKAKKVLKDHEQALVNAIARLEDASDGESEEADKRFSQGQSMDQEQGRRKGLYSDMGGMVEGSEANDGEKG encoded by the exons ATGGACTTTGATGATTTCGATAGTAGCg GAACTGATGATGACCTCCCTCCTTCACATCAAAACAGATTTCAAAGAGGGAGCCTCCCTGCTGGAAATGGAAGATCTGCAGTTGTAGGTTCTGCTATATTACCTAGGATGCCACAGAATGACATGGAAACTCAGATCCACAACATTGAGCGGGAAGCATATAGTTGTGTCCTTCGGGCCTTCAAAGCTCAATCTGATGCCATCACTTGg GAGAAAGAAAGTTTAATTACCGAACTTAGGAAGGAGTTGAGAGTATCAGATGAGGAAAATAGGGAGCTTCTATGCAGGGTTAATGCCGATGAAATCATCTGGAGGATAAG GGAATGGAGAAAGGCAAGTGGCCTCCAGCCTGGTATGTCAAGCATCCCCCCACCTGTTCATGACCCTGCACCAAGTCCAACTGTTTCAGCATCACATAAGAAACCGAAAACTTCTCAGTCTGTAGCGTCTTTGTCAATGGGTGCACCATCTCCTGCTTTGCATCAGTCTATTCAACCATCATCATTTGCCATGAGACCAGGTCCTCCACCCGGCCCTAGAGGCAAGAAACCAAAATCA TCATCTACAGGTCTTACTGGAGGGGCCCAACTTGGTAATCGGGGCTCTTCAGGTTCCTTTGCACCAAATGAACCTGCTGAGCCAGCAACCTATGATCCCTTAATTGGAAGAAAAGTTTGGACAAGGTGGCCTGAAGACAACCACTTCTATGAGGCGGTGATAACTGATTTCAACCCAATTGAG GGGCGGCATGCTTTGGTTTATGATATTAATACAGCAGATGAAACATGGGAATGGGTCAACCTCAAAGAG ATTTCCCCGGAAGATATTAAATGGAATGCTGATGAACCTGGGATTTCTCGCAAAGGTGCTCGACCAGGGCCAGGACGTGGGATTAAGAAATCCATGACACGTGGTGGTTCTGTTCCTGGGGCAGGAAGAGGTAGAGGGAGCATGAAGGGCCagcttaagaaaaaaattcctTTATCACAGAATGGTGTTGGGAAGAAGGTTTTGGGTGAGATTGAAATTCTTCACACAGATACTTTAATCAAGGAG GTTGAAAAAGTTTTTGGTTCTAATCATCCCAATCCCTCTGAAATTGAGAAAGCAAAGAAAGTGCTGAAG GATCATGAACAAGCCCTTGTCAATGCAATTGCAAGGCTTGAAGATGCATCTGATGGTGAGAGTG AAGAGGCAGACAAGCGATTCTCTCAAGGGCAATCAATGGACCAGGAACAAGGAAGGAGAAAAGGACTGTATAGTGATATGGGTGGAATGGTTGAAGGTTCAGAGGCCAATGATGGGGAGAAAGGATAG
- the LOC123208422 gene encoding protein EMSY-LIKE 3 isoform X3: MDFDDFDSSGTDDDLPPSHQNRFQRGSLPAGNGRSAVVGSAILPRMPQNDMETQIHNIEREAYSCVLRAFKAQSDAITWEKESLITELRKELRVSDEENRELLCRVNADEIIWRIREWRKASGLQPGMSSIPPPVHDPAPSPTVSASHKKPKTSQSVASLSMGAPSPALHQSIQPSSFAMRPGPPPGPRGKKPKSLTNYISAASPLKPMQSSTGLTGGAQLGNRGSSGSFAPNEPAEPATYDPLIGRKVWTRWPEDNHFYEAVITDFNPIEGRHALVYDINTADETWEWVNLKEISPEDIKWNADEPGISRKGARPGPGRGIKKSMTRGGSVPGAGRGRGSMKGQLKKKIPLSQNGVGKKVLGEIEILHTDTLIKEVEKVFGSNHPNPSEIEKAKKVLKDHEQALVNAIARLEDASDEEADKRFSQGQSMDQEQGRRKGLYSDMGGMVEGSEANDGEKG; the protein is encoded by the exons ATGGACTTTGATGATTTCGATAGTAGCg GAACTGATGATGACCTCCCTCCTTCACATCAAAACAGATTTCAAAGAGGGAGCCTCCCTGCTGGAAATGGAAGATCTGCAGTTGTAGGTTCTGCTATATTACCTAGGATGCCACAGAATGACATGGAAACTCAGATCCACAACATTGAGCGGGAAGCATATAGTTGTGTCCTTCGGGCCTTCAAAGCTCAATCTGATGCCATCACTTGg GAGAAAGAAAGTTTAATTACCGAACTTAGGAAGGAGTTGAGAGTATCAGATGAGGAAAATAGGGAGCTTCTATGCAGGGTTAATGCCGATGAAATCATCTGGAGGATAAG GGAATGGAGAAAGGCAAGTGGCCTCCAGCCTGGTATGTCAAGCATCCCCCCACCTGTTCATGACCCTGCACCAAGTCCAACTGTTTCAGCATCACATAAGAAACCGAAAACTTCTCAGTCTGTAGCGTCTTTGTCAATGGGTGCACCATCTCCTGCTTTGCATCAGTCTATTCAACCATCATCATTTGCCATGAGACCAGGTCCTCCACCCGGCCCTAGAGGCAAGAAACCAAAATCA TTAACAAACTACATTTCTGCTGCATCTCCATTGAAACCGATGCAGTCATCTACAGGTCTTACTGGAGGGGCCCAACTTGGTAATCGGGGCTCTTCAGGTTCCTTTGCACCAAATGAACCTGCTGAGCCAGCAACCTATGATCCCTTAATTGGAAGAAAAGTTTGGACAAGGTGGCCTGAAGACAACCACTTCTATGAGGCGGTGATAACTGATTTCAACCCAATTGAG GGGCGGCATGCTTTGGTTTATGATATTAATACAGCAGATGAAACATGGGAATGGGTCAACCTCAAAGAG ATTTCCCCGGAAGATATTAAATGGAATGCTGATGAACCTGGGATTTCTCGCAAAGGTGCTCGACCAGGGCCAGGACGTGGGATTAAGAAATCCATGACACGTGGTGGTTCTGTTCCTGGGGCAGGAAGAGGTAGAGGGAGCATGAAGGGCCagcttaagaaaaaaattcctTTATCACAGAATGGTGTTGGGAAGAAGGTTTTGGGTGAGATTGAAATTCTTCACACAGATACTTTAATCAAGGAG GTTGAAAAAGTTTTTGGTTCTAATCATCCCAATCCCTCTGAAATTGAGAAAGCAAAGAAAGTGCTGAAG GATCATGAACAAGCCCTTGTCAATGCAATTGCAAGGCTTGAAGATGCATCTGATG AAGAGGCAGACAAGCGATTCTCTCAAGGGCAATCAATGGACCAGGAACAAGGAAGGAGAAAAGGACTGTATAGTGATATGGGTGGAATGGTTGAAGGTTCAGAGGCCAATGATGGGGAGAAAGGATAG
- the LOC123208422 gene encoding protein EMSY-LIKE 3 isoform X8 produces the protein MDFDDFDSSGTDDDLPPSHQNRFQRGSLPAGNGRSAVVGSAILPRMPQNDMETQIHNIEREAYSCVLRAFKAQSDAITWEKESLITELRKELRVSDEENRELLCRVNADEIIWRIREWRKASGLQPGMSSIPPPVHDPAPSPTVSASHKKPKTSQSVASLSMGAPSPALHQSIQPSSFAMRPGPPPGPRGKKPKSSSTGLTGGAQLGNRGSSGSFAPNEPAEPATYDPLIGRKVWTRWPEDNHFYEAGRHALVYDINTADETWEWVNLKEISPEDIKWNADEPGISRKGARPGPGRGIKKSMTRGGSVPGAGRGRGSMKGQLKKKIPLSQNGVGKKVLGEIEILHTDTLIKEVEKVFGSNHPNPSEIEKAKKVLKDHEQALVNAIARLEDASDGESEEADKRFSQGQSMDQEQGRRKGLYSDMGGMVEGSEANDGEKG, from the exons ATGGACTTTGATGATTTCGATAGTAGCg GAACTGATGATGACCTCCCTCCTTCACATCAAAACAGATTTCAAAGAGGGAGCCTCCCTGCTGGAAATGGAAGATCTGCAGTTGTAGGTTCTGCTATATTACCTAGGATGCCACAGAATGACATGGAAACTCAGATCCACAACATTGAGCGGGAAGCATATAGTTGTGTCCTTCGGGCCTTCAAAGCTCAATCTGATGCCATCACTTGg GAGAAAGAAAGTTTAATTACCGAACTTAGGAAGGAGTTGAGAGTATCAGATGAGGAAAATAGGGAGCTTCTATGCAGGGTTAATGCCGATGAAATCATCTGGAGGATAAG GGAATGGAGAAAGGCAAGTGGCCTCCAGCCTGGTATGTCAAGCATCCCCCCACCTGTTCATGACCCTGCACCAAGTCCAACTGTTTCAGCATCACATAAGAAACCGAAAACTTCTCAGTCTGTAGCGTCTTTGTCAATGGGTGCACCATCTCCTGCTTTGCATCAGTCTATTCAACCATCATCATTTGCCATGAGACCAGGTCCTCCACCCGGCCCTAGAGGCAAGAAACCAAAATCA TCATCTACAGGTCTTACTGGAGGGGCCCAACTTGGTAATCGGGGCTCTTCAGGTTCCTTTGCACCAAATGAACCTGCTGAGCCAGCAACCTATGATCCCTTAATTGGAAGAAAAGTTTGGACAAGGTGGCCTGAAGACAACCACTTCTATGAGGCG GGGCGGCATGCTTTGGTTTATGATATTAATACAGCAGATGAAACATGGGAATGGGTCAACCTCAAAGAG ATTTCCCCGGAAGATATTAAATGGAATGCTGATGAACCTGGGATTTCTCGCAAAGGTGCTCGACCAGGGCCAGGACGTGGGATTAAGAAATCCATGACACGTGGTGGTTCTGTTCCTGGGGCAGGAAGAGGTAGAGGGAGCATGAAGGGCCagcttaagaaaaaaattcctTTATCACAGAATGGTGTTGGGAAGAAGGTTTTGGGTGAGATTGAAATTCTTCACACAGATACTTTAATCAAGGAG GTTGAAAAAGTTTTTGGTTCTAATCATCCCAATCCCTCTGAAATTGAGAAAGCAAAGAAAGTGCTGAAG GATCATGAACAAGCCCTTGTCAATGCAATTGCAAGGCTTGAAGATGCATCTGATGGTGAGAGTG AAGAGGCAGACAAGCGATTCTCTCAAGGGCAATCAATGGACCAGGAACAAGGAAGGAGAAAAGGACTGTATAGTGATATGGGTGGAATGGTTGAAGGTTCAGAGGCCAATGATGGGGAGAAAGGATAG